A window of Solea solea chromosome 18, fSolSol10.1, whole genome shotgun sequence contains these coding sequences:
- the ptbp1a gene encoding polypyrimidine tract-binding protein 1a isoform X4, producing MDGRLDADLYPLGSGYVPEIDVHDISVGTKRGSDELFSSCISNGPYIMNSANGNDSKKFKGDVRSPGVPSRVVHVRKLPNDINEAEVIGLGLPFGKVTNLLMLKGKNQAFLELNSEECAQTMVNYYSSVTPVIRSHPIYMQYSTHKELKTDNSPNQVRAQAALQAVNALHGGGMGAMAISTEAATMAGAGAQSPVLRTIVENLFYPVTLDVLHQIFSKFGTVLKIITFTKNNQFQALIQYADGMTAQHAKLSLDGQNIYNACCTLRISFSKLTSLNVKYNNDKSRDYTRPDLPNADSQPSIDHQAMTAAAFAAPGLISASPFGGAHGFPPTFAFQQGLSMPGIPGALASLGVGHGGMAAAAAAASRLGLSGLTATGGHNVLLVSNLNPESVTPHCLFILFGVYGDVIRVKILFNKKENALIQMSDGTQAQLAMSHLNGQRLHGRAMRATLSKHTTVQLPREGHEEQGLTKDYSNSPLHRFKKPGSKNYSNIFPPSATLHLSNIPPSVVEDDLRRLFGSSGATVKAFKFFQKDRKMALIQMGSVEESIESLIEFHNHDLGENHHLRVSFSKSTI from the exons atGGACGG CCGCCTAGACGCTGACTTGTACCCTCTGGGATCCGGCTACGTCCCTGAAATTga TGTCCATGACATATCAGTAGGCACAAAG AGGGGATCTGACGAACTCTTTTCTTCCTGCATATCTAACGGGCCCTATATCATGAACTCAG CCAATGGCAACGACAGCAAAAAATTCAAAGGTGACGTCCGCAGTCCTGGTGTACCATCACGTGTGGTCCACGTACGCAAGCTTCCCAACGACATAAATGAGGCCGAAGTTATTGGCTTGGGATTGCCCTTTGGGAAGGTCACTAATCTGCTAATGCTGAAGGGGAAAAATCAg GCGTTCTTAGAACTGAACAGCGAGGAGTGTGCACAGACGATGGTGAACTATTATTCCTCTGTCACTCCCGTCATCAGAAGCCACCCCATTTACATGCAGTACTCAACTCACAAGGAGCTCAAGACGGACAACTCCCCCAACCAAGTA CGTGCACAGGCAGCCCTGCAAGCAGTCAACGCACTGCATGGAGGTGGAATGGGAGCTATGGCCATTTCCACAGAAGCAGCTACCATGGCAGGAGCAGGGGCTCAAAGCCCTGTACTGAGAACCATTGTGGAAAACCTTTTCTACCCTGTCACCCTGGATGTGCTTCACCAG aTTTTCTCTAAGTTTGGTACCGTGCTGAAGATCATCACTTTCACCAAGAACAACCAGTTTCAGGCTCTGATCCAGTATGCTGATGGCATGACCGCACAGCATGCTAAACTG TCTCTGGACGGACAGAACATCTACAATGCCTGCTGTACCCTGAGAATAAGCTTCTCCAAGCTCACCAGCCTCAATGTCAAGTACAACAATGATAAGAGCCGAGACTACACCCGACCGGACCTCCCAAATGCTGATTCACAGCCTTCTATTGATCACCAGGCGATGACCGCTGCTGCATTTG CTGCGCCTGGCTTAATCTCCGCCTCTCCGTTTGGAGGAGCCCATGGCTTCCCCCCAACCTTTGCCTTTCAACAGG GTCTGTCGATGCCTGGTATCCCCGGTGCCCTGGCGTCCCTTGGTGTTGGCCACGGCGGTATGGCGGCTGCAGCGGCTGCTGCCAGCCGACTCGGCCTCTCAGGGCTCACAGCCACTGGTGGACACAATGTGTTGTTGGTCAGCAATCTGAACCCTGAG AGCGTTACGCCACACTGCCTCTTTATTCTTTTCG GTGTTTATGGCGATGTGATAAGAGTGAAGATCCTGTTCAACAAAAAGGAGAATGCTCTGATCCAAATGTCTGATGGCACACAGGCCCAGCTAG cTATGAGCCACCTGAACGGTCAGCGGCTGCACGGCAGGGCCATGCGCGCCACGCTGTCGAAGCACACCACGGTGCAGCTACCTAGAGAAGGCCACGAGGAACAGGGCCTCACAAAGGACTACAGCAACTCGCCACTGCACCGCTTTAAGAAGCCCGGCTCCAAGAATTACTCCAACATCTTCCCACCCTCTGCAACACTCCACCTCTCTAACATACC GCCTTCTGTGGTGGAGGATGACCTCAGGAGACTGTTTGGCAGCTCAGGAGCCACAGTCAAGGCCTTCAAATTCTTTCA AAAAGACCGCAAGATGGCCTTGATCCAGATGGGCTCAGTCGAGGAGTCAATTGAGTCCCTCATTGAGTTCCACAACCACGACCTGGGAGAGAACCACCACCTTCGAGTGTCCTTCTCCAAGTCCACCATCTGA
- the ptbp1a gene encoding polypyrimidine tract-binding protein 1a isoform X1, translating into MDGRLDADLYPLGSGYVPEIDSVHDISVGTKRGSDELFSSCISNGPYIMNSANGNDSKKFKGDVRSPGVPSRVVHVRKLPNDINEAEVIGLGLPFGKVTNLLMLKGKNQAFLELNSEECAQTMVNYYSSVTPVIRSHPIYMQYSTHKELKTDNSPNQVRAQAALQAVNALHGGGMGAMAISTEAATMAGAGAQSPVLRTIVENLFYPVTLDVLHQIFSKFGTVLKIITFTKNNQFQALIQYADGMTAQHAKLSLDGQNIYNACCTLRISFSKLTSLNVKYNNDKSRDYTRPDLPNADSQPSIDHQAMTAAAFAAPGLISASPFGGAHGFPPTFAFQQGVNFPHVGLSMPGIPGALASLGVGHGGMAAAAAAASRLGLSGLTATGGHNVLLVSNLNPESVTPHCLFILFGVYGDVIRVKILFNKKENALIQMSDGTQAQLAMSHLNGQRLHGRAMRATLSKHTTVQLPREGHEEQGLTKDYSNSPLHRFKKPGSKNYSNIFPPSATLHLSNIPPSVVEDDLRRLFGSSGATVKAFKFFQKDRKMALIQMGSVEESIESLIEFHNHDLGENHHLRVSFSKSTI; encoded by the exons atGGACGG CCGCCTAGACGCTGACTTGTACCCTCTGGGATCCGGCTACGTCCCTGAAATTga cagTGTCCATGACATATCAGTAGGCACAAAG AGGGGATCTGACGAACTCTTTTCTTCCTGCATATCTAACGGGCCCTATATCATGAACTCAG CCAATGGCAACGACAGCAAAAAATTCAAAGGTGACGTCCGCAGTCCTGGTGTACCATCACGTGTGGTCCACGTACGCAAGCTTCCCAACGACATAAATGAGGCCGAAGTTATTGGCTTGGGATTGCCCTTTGGGAAGGTCACTAATCTGCTAATGCTGAAGGGGAAAAATCAg GCGTTCTTAGAACTGAACAGCGAGGAGTGTGCACAGACGATGGTGAACTATTATTCCTCTGTCACTCCCGTCATCAGAAGCCACCCCATTTACATGCAGTACTCAACTCACAAGGAGCTCAAGACGGACAACTCCCCCAACCAAGTA CGTGCACAGGCAGCCCTGCAAGCAGTCAACGCACTGCATGGAGGTGGAATGGGAGCTATGGCCATTTCCACAGAAGCAGCTACCATGGCAGGAGCAGGGGCTCAAAGCCCTGTACTGAGAACCATTGTGGAAAACCTTTTCTACCCTGTCACCCTGGATGTGCTTCACCAG aTTTTCTCTAAGTTTGGTACCGTGCTGAAGATCATCACTTTCACCAAGAACAACCAGTTTCAGGCTCTGATCCAGTATGCTGATGGCATGACCGCACAGCATGCTAAACTG TCTCTGGACGGACAGAACATCTACAATGCCTGCTGTACCCTGAGAATAAGCTTCTCCAAGCTCACCAGCCTCAATGTCAAGTACAACAATGATAAGAGCCGAGACTACACCCGACCGGACCTCCCAAATGCTGATTCACAGCCTTCTATTGATCACCAGGCGATGACCGCTGCTGCATTTG CTGCGCCTGGCTTAATCTCCGCCTCTCCGTTTGGAGGAGCCCATGGCTTCCCCCCAACCTTTGCCTTTCAACAGG GAGTTAATTTCCCCCACGTAGGTCTGTCGATGCCTGGTATCCCCGGTGCCCTGGCGTCCCTTGGTGTTGGCCACGGCGGTATGGCGGCTGCAGCGGCTGCTGCCAGCCGACTCGGCCTCTCAGGGCTCACAGCCACTGGTGGACACAATGTGTTGTTGGTCAGCAATCTGAACCCTGAG AGCGTTACGCCACACTGCCTCTTTATTCTTTTCG GTGTTTATGGCGATGTGATAAGAGTGAAGATCCTGTTCAACAAAAAGGAGAATGCTCTGATCCAAATGTCTGATGGCACACAGGCCCAGCTAG cTATGAGCCACCTGAACGGTCAGCGGCTGCACGGCAGGGCCATGCGCGCCACGCTGTCGAAGCACACCACGGTGCAGCTACCTAGAGAAGGCCACGAGGAACAGGGCCTCACAAAGGACTACAGCAACTCGCCACTGCACCGCTTTAAGAAGCCCGGCTCCAAGAATTACTCCAACATCTTCCCACCCTCTGCAACACTCCACCTCTCTAACATACC GCCTTCTGTGGTGGAGGATGACCTCAGGAGACTGTTTGGCAGCTCAGGAGCCACAGTCAAGGCCTTCAAATTCTTTCA AAAAGACCGCAAGATGGCCTTGATCCAGATGGGCTCAGTCGAGGAGTCAATTGAGTCCCTCATTGAGTTCCACAACCACGACCTGGGAGAGAACCACCACCTTCGAGTGTCCTTCTCCAAGTCCACCATCTGA
- the ptbp1a gene encoding polypyrimidine tract-binding protein 1a isoform X2 — MDGRLDADLYPLGSGYVPEIDVHDISVGTKRGSDELFSSCISNGPYIMNSANGNDSKKFKGDVRSPGVPSRVVHVRKLPNDINEAEVIGLGLPFGKVTNLLMLKGKNQAFLELNSEECAQTMVNYYSSVTPVIRSHPIYMQYSTHKELKTDNSPNQVRAQAALQAVNALHGGGMGAMAISTEAATMAGAGAQSPVLRTIVENLFYPVTLDVLHQIFSKFGTVLKIITFTKNNQFQALIQYADGMTAQHAKLSLDGQNIYNACCTLRISFSKLTSLNVKYNNDKSRDYTRPDLPNADSQPSIDHQAMTAAAFAAPGLISASPFGGAHGFPPTFAFQQGVNFPHVGLSMPGIPGALASLGVGHGGMAAAAAAASRLGLSGLTATGGHNVLLVSNLNPESVTPHCLFILFGVYGDVIRVKILFNKKENALIQMSDGTQAQLAMSHLNGQRLHGRAMRATLSKHTTVQLPREGHEEQGLTKDYSNSPLHRFKKPGSKNYSNIFPPSATLHLSNIPPSVVEDDLRRLFGSSGATVKAFKFFQKDRKMALIQMGSVEESIESLIEFHNHDLGENHHLRVSFSKSTI; from the exons atGGACGG CCGCCTAGACGCTGACTTGTACCCTCTGGGATCCGGCTACGTCCCTGAAATTga TGTCCATGACATATCAGTAGGCACAAAG AGGGGATCTGACGAACTCTTTTCTTCCTGCATATCTAACGGGCCCTATATCATGAACTCAG CCAATGGCAACGACAGCAAAAAATTCAAAGGTGACGTCCGCAGTCCTGGTGTACCATCACGTGTGGTCCACGTACGCAAGCTTCCCAACGACATAAATGAGGCCGAAGTTATTGGCTTGGGATTGCCCTTTGGGAAGGTCACTAATCTGCTAATGCTGAAGGGGAAAAATCAg GCGTTCTTAGAACTGAACAGCGAGGAGTGTGCACAGACGATGGTGAACTATTATTCCTCTGTCACTCCCGTCATCAGAAGCCACCCCATTTACATGCAGTACTCAACTCACAAGGAGCTCAAGACGGACAACTCCCCCAACCAAGTA CGTGCACAGGCAGCCCTGCAAGCAGTCAACGCACTGCATGGAGGTGGAATGGGAGCTATGGCCATTTCCACAGAAGCAGCTACCATGGCAGGAGCAGGGGCTCAAAGCCCTGTACTGAGAACCATTGTGGAAAACCTTTTCTACCCTGTCACCCTGGATGTGCTTCACCAG aTTTTCTCTAAGTTTGGTACCGTGCTGAAGATCATCACTTTCACCAAGAACAACCAGTTTCAGGCTCTGATCCAGTATGCTGATGGCATGACCGCACAGCATGCTAAACTG TCTCTGGACGGACAGAACATCTACAATGCCTGCTGTACCCTGAGAATAAGCTTCTCCAAGCTCACCAGCCTCAATGTCAAGTACAACAATGATAAGAGCCGAGACTACACCCGACCGGACCTCCCAAATGCTGATTCACAGCCTTCTATTGATCACCAGGCGATGACCGCTGCTGCATTTG CTGCGCCTGGCTTAATCTCCGCCTCTCCGTTTGGAGGAGCCCATGGCTTCCCCCCAACCTTTGCCTTTCAACAGG GAGTTAATTTCCCCCACGTAGGTCTGTCGATGCCTGGTATCCCCGGTGCCCTGGCGTCCCTTGGTGTTGGCCACGGCGGTATGGCGGCTGCAGCGGCTGCTGCCAGCCGACTCGGCCTCTCAGGGCTCACAGCCACTGGTGGACACAATGTGTTGTTGGTCAGCAATCTGAACCCTGAG AGCGTTACGCCACACTGCCTCTTTATTCTTTTCG GTGTTTATGGCGATGTGATAAGAGTGAAGATCCTGTTCAACAAAAAGGAGAATGCTCTGATCCAAATGTCTGATGGCACACAGGCCCAGCTAG cTATGAGCCACCTGAACGGTCAGCGGCTGCACGGCAGGGCCATGCGCGCCACGCTGTCGAAGCACACCACGGTGCAGCTACCTAGAGAAGGCCACGAGGAACAGGGCCTCACAAAGGACTACAGCAACTCGCCACTGCACCGCTTTAAGAAGCCCGGCTCCAAGAATTACTCCAACATCTTCCCACCCTCTGCAACACTCCACCTCTCTAACATACC GCCTTCTGTGGTGGAGGATGACCTCAGGAGACTGTTTGGCAGCTCAGGAGCCACAGTCAAGGCCTTCAAATTCTTTCA AAAAGACCGCAAGATGGCCTTGATCCAGATGGGCTCAGTCGAGGAGTCAATTGAGTCCCTCATTGAGTTCCACAACCACGACCTGGGAGAGAACCACCACCTTCGAGTGTCCTTCTCCAAGTCCACCATCTGA
- the ptbp1a gene encoding polypyrimidine tract-binding protein 1a isoform X3: MDGRLDADLYPLGSGYVPEIDSVHDISVGTKRGSDELFSSCISNGPYIMNSANGNDSKKFKGDVRSPGVPSRVVHVRKLPNDINEAEVIGLGLPFGKVTNLLMLKGKNQAFLELNSEECAQTMVNYYSSVTPVIRSHPIYMQYSTHKELKTDNSPNQVRAQAALQAVNALHGGGMGAMAISTEAATMAGAGAQSPVLRTIVENLFYPVTLDVLHQIFSKFGTVLKIITFTKNNQFQALIQYADGMTAQHAKLSLDGQNIYNACCTLRISFSKLTSLNVKYNNDKSRDYTRPDLPNADSQPSIDHQAMTAAAFAAPGLISASPFGGAHGFPPTFAFQQGLSMPGIPGALASLGVGHGGMAAAAAAASRLGLSGLTATGGHNVLLVSNLNPESVTPHCLFILFGVYGDVIRVKILFNKKENALIQMSDGTQAQLAMSHLNGQRLHGRAMRATLSKHTTVQLPREGHEEQGLTKDYSNSPLHRFKKPGSKNYSNIFPPSATLHLSNIPPSVVEDDLRRLFGSSGATVKAFKFFQKDRKMALIQMGSVEESIESLIEFHNHDLGENHHLRVSFSKSTI, translated from the exons atGGACGG CCGCCTAGACGCTGACTTGTACCCTCTGGGATCCGGCTACGTCCCTGAAATTga cagTGTCCATGACATATCAGTAGGCACAAAG AGGGGATCTGACGAACTCTTTTCTTCCTGCATATCTAACGGGCCCTATATCATGAACTCAG CCAATGGCAACGACAGCAAAAAATTCAAAGGTGACGTCCGCAGTCCTGGTGTACCATCACGTGTGGTCCACGTACGCAAGCTTCCCAACGACATAAATGAGGCCGAAGTTATTGGCTTGGGATTGCCCTTTGGGAAGGTCACTAATCTGCTAATGCTGAAGGGGAAAAATCAg GCGTTCTTAGAACTGAACAGCGAGGAGTGTGCACAGACGATGGTGAACTATTATTCCTCTGTCACTCCCGTCATCAGAAGCCACCCCATTTACATGCAGTACTCAACTCACAAGGAGCTCAAGACGGACAACTCCCCCAACCAAGTA CGTGCACAGGCAGCCCTGCAAGCAGTCAACGCACTGCATGGAGGTGGAATGGGAGCTATGGCCATTTCCACAGAAGCAGCTACCATGGCAGGAGCAGGGGCTCAAAGCCCTGTACTGAGAACCATTGTGGAAAACCTTTTCTACCCTGTCACCCTGGATGTGCTTCACCAG aTTTTCTCTAAGTTTGGTACCGTGCTGAAGATCATCACTTTCACCAAGAACAACCAGTTTCAGGCTCTGATCCAGTATGCTGATGGCATGACCGCACAGCATGCTAAACTG TCTCTGGACGGACAGAACATCTACAATGCCTGCTGTACCCTGAGAATAAGCTTCTCCAAGCTCACCAGCCTCAATGTCAAGTACAACAATGATAAGAGCCGAGACTACACCCGACCGGACCTCCCAAATGCTGATTCACAGCCTTCTATTGATCACCAGGCGATGACCGCTGCTGCATTTG CTGCGCCTGGCTTAATCTCCGCCTCTCCGTTTGGAGGAGCCCATGGCTTCCCCCCAACCTTTGCCTTTCAACAGG GTCTGTCGATGCCTGGTATCCCCGGTGCCCTGGCGTCCCTTGGTGTTGGCCACGGCGGTATGGCGGCTGCAGCGGCTGCTGCCAGCCGACTCGGCCTCTCAGGGCTCACAGCCACTGGTGGACACAATGTGTTGTTGGTCAGCAATCTGAACCCTGAG AGCGTTACGCCACACTGCCTCTTTATTCTTTTCG GTGTTTATGGCGATGTGATAAGAGTGAAGATCCTGTTCAACAAAAAGGAGAATGCTCTGATCCAAATGTCTGATGGCACACAGGCCCAGCTAG cTATGAGCCACCTGAACGGTCAGCGGCTGCACGGCAGGGCCATGCGCGCCACGCTGTCGAAGCACACCACGGTGCAGCTACCTAGAGAAGGCCACGAGGAACAGGGCCTCACAAAGGACTACAGCAACTCGCCACTGCACCGCTTTAAGAAGCCCGGCTCCAAGAATTACTCCAACATCTTCCCACCCTCTGCAACACTCCACCTCTCTAACATACC GCCTTCTGTGGTGGAGGATGACCTCAGGAGACTGTTTGGCAGCTCAGGAGCCACAGTCAAGGCCTTCAAATTCTTTCA AAAAGACCGCAAGATGGCCTTGATCCAGATGGGCTCAGTCGAGGAGTCAATTGAGTCCCTCATTGAGTTCCACAACCACGACCTGGGAGAGAACCACCACCTTCGAGTGTCCTTCTCCAAGTCCACCATCTGA